From the genome of Miscanthus floridulus cultivar M001 chromosome 10, ASM1932011v1, whole genome shotgun sequence, one region includes:
- the LOC136485773 gene encoding aspartyl protease family protein At5g10770-like yields MMKALVQRGCVAVQYKSLAMVSAVRLLFLCIATSLVAHAGADELNYIVVETSSLKPDAVCKGHRVHPSVNYTSSWTPLSNPHGPCSPSWEEGADHIASSMVDDMLRWDQHRAGYIQRKLSGNVSQEDVPVSNSKSTVVHNSGGGAALFGVGGGGGTAGMAKVSAAAADPAATGGRLPGVSQLMLLDTASDVAWVQCAPCPPSQCYPQTDVLYDPSRSGSSAPFSCSSTACRQLGPYANGCTSNNQCQYRVLYPDGSTTSGTLISDVLSLTPTSQVPMFEFGCSHAARGSFSSSKTAGIMALGRGKQSLVSQTTTEYGQVFSKFSYCFPPTTSHQGFFVLGVPWMASFRYAVTPLLKTPMLYQVRLVAIHVAGQRLNVPPAVFAAGAAIDSRTVITRLPPTAYQALRAAFRDRMRMYRPAPPNGQLDTCYDFTGVSSIMLPTISLVFDRTAGVELDPSGVLFGNCLAFASTGDDSATGIIGFVQLQTIEVLYNVAGGTVGFRRGAC; encoded by the exons ATGATGAAAGCATTGGTTCAACGCGGTTGTGTGGCAGTACAATACAAGTCACTAGCAATGGTCTCCGCTGTAAGGCTGTTGTTCTTGTGTATCGCCACATCTCTCGTTGCACATGCAGGAGCAGATGAGCTCAACTACATTGTCGTGGAGACTAGCTCGCTTAAGCCAGACGCCGTTTGCAAAGGGCACAGGG tCCATCCATCCGTCAACTATACCAGCAGCTGGACGCCGCTGAGTAATCCTCATGGCCCATGCTCGCCGTCGTGGGAGGAGGGGGCGGACCACATTGCGTCGTCCATGGTCGACGACATGCTGCGATGGGATCAACACCGCGCCGGCTACATCCAAAGGAAGCTCTCCGGCAATGTTTCTCAGGAAGATGTGCCCGTTTCAAATAGTAAATCGACGGTCGTCCACAATTCTGGAGGCGGCGCCGCACTATTTGGcgtaggcggtggaggaggaaCCGCCGGCATGGCAAAG GTGAGTGCCGCTGCTGCTGATCCGGCGGCGACCGGAGGACGCCTGCCCGGTGTGAGCCAGCTGATGCTGCTGGACACGGCGAGCGACGTGGCGTGGGTGCAGTGCGCCCCCTGCCCCCCGTCGCAGTGTTATCCGCAGACGGACGTCCTGTACGACCCCTCCAGGTCGGGATCGTCGGCGCCCTTCTCGTGCAGCTCCACCGCCTGCCGGCAGCTCGGGCCCTACGCGAACGGCTGCACCAGCAACAACCAGTGCCAGTACCGCGTCCTGTACCCCGACGGCTCGACGACGTCGGGCACGCTCATCTCCGACGTGCTGAGCCTGACCCCCACGTCTCAGGTCCCAATGTTCGAGTTCGGGTGCAGCCACGCCGCGCGGGGCAGCTTCAGCAGCAGCAAGACCGCCGGAATCATGGCGCTCGGCCGCGGCAAGCAGTCGCTCGTGTCCCAGACCACAACGGAGTACGGCCAGGTCTTCTCCAAGTTCTCCTACTGCTTCCCGCCGACGACGAGCCACCAGGGCTTCTTCGTCTTGGGCGTGCCCTGGATGGCCTCCTTCAGGTACGCGGTGACGCCATTGCTCAAGACCCCGATGCTGTACCAGGTGCGCCTCGTGGCCATCCACGTCGCCGGGCAGCGCCTCAACGTGCCGCCCGCGGTGTTCGCCGCCGGCGCGGCCATCGACTCCCGCACCGTCATCACGCGCCTCCCGCCCACGGCCTACCAGGCGCTGCGCGCCGCGTTCAGGGACAGGATGAGGATGTACCGCCCGGCCCCGCCCAACGGCCAGCTCGACACCTGCTACGACTTCACCGGCGTCAGCAGCATCATGCTTCCAACCATCAGCCTCGTGTTCGACCGTACCGCCGGCGTGGAGCTCGACCCGTCGGGTGTCCTGTTCGGCAACTGCCTCGCCTTCGCCTCCACCGGCGACGACAGCGCCACCGGGATCATCGGCTTCGTTCAGCTGCAGACCATCGAGGTGCTGTATAATGTCGCCGGCGGCACTGTTGGGTTCCGCCGTGGTGCATGCTGA